A genomic segment from Nicotiana sylvestris chromosome 1, ASM39365v2, whole genome shotgun sequence encodes:
- the LOC104220482 gene encoding pentatricopeptide repeat-containing protein At4g14820: MESATTLLLPALRWATFEFCRLIGNSSSAIEDLYCITPKILILSSNPLPSTLHYSLSIFSSTLQSPPKTHLINKLFRELSRSKESQNAFLFLENGRRNGLEVDRFSFPPLLKAAARGSALRVGVDLHGLVCKLGFDSDPFVQTALLGMYASCGQIQDARLVFDKMSHRDIVTWDIMIDGYCQNGLFDDVLVLLEELRSSNLEPDARVFTTVLSACGRAGNLSIGKVIHGLISENNIIADSRLQTSLISMYSGCGCMDLAQNLYDKLSQKNLVVSTAMISGYSKVGQVEAARSIFDQTTNKDLVCWSAMISGYAKSDQPQEALKLLGEMQASGVKPDQVTMLSVISASANLGALDQAKRIHLIVDKYRFREALPVNNALIDMYAKCGSLEGARGVFGRMRRKNVITWTSMISAFAVHGEAEQALMHFHQMNCEQVKPNWVTFVAVLYACSHAGLVDEGLQIFSSMVNDYKITPKLEHYGCMVDLYGRANRLREALEMVESMPMAPNVIIWGSLMAACRIHAEFELGEFAAKRLLELDPEHDGAHVFLSNIYAKEKRWENVGDVRRLMKDKGILKERGHSKIEMDHEIHEFLTADKSHKQADDIYEKLDEIVCKLKQVGYAPNTSVVLLDVDEDAKKDAVLLHSEKLALCYGLLKSNRGSPIHIIKNLRICEDCHNFMKLASKAFEREIVVRDRTRFHHYRDGSCSCKDYW; this comes from the exons ATGGAATCAGCAACAACTTTATTGCTTCCTGCGTTACGTTGGGCTacctttgagttttgcagattgataggaaattcttcaagtgctATTGAAGATCTTTATTGTATAACCCCTAAAATA CTCATTCTTTCTTCCAATCCTTTACCTTCAACCCTTCACTACTCCCTTTCCATTTTCTCATCCACTTTGCAAAGCCCTCCAAAAACTCATCTCATCAACAAGCTCTTTCGCGAGCTTTCGCGTTCTAAGGAATCTCAAAATGCGTTCTTGTTTTTGGAGAATGGTAGGAGGAATGGGTTGGAAGTTGACAGGTTTAGCTTCCCGCCATTGCTGAAAGCTGCGGCGAGAGGTTCTGCGTTGCGTGTAGGGGTGGATCTTCACGGGTTGGTTTGTAAGCTTGGGTTTGATTCTGACCCGTTTGTTCAGACTGCTTTGCTAGGGATGTATGCATCCTGTGGACAAATTCAAGATGCGCGGttggtgtttgataaaatgtcTCACAGAGATATTGTCACTTGGGATATAATGATTGATGG TTACTGTCAGAATGGCCTTTTTGATGATGTATTGGTGCTATTGGAAGAGTTGAGAAGCTCTAATTTGGAACCAGATGCAAGAGTTTTCACCACCGTTCTATCTGCTTGTGGTCGAGCTGGAAATTTATCCATTGGGAAAGTGATTCATGGGTTAATATCCGAGAATAATATCATTGCTGATTCTCGTCTGCAAACTTCTCTAATCAGCATGTATTCAGGTTGTGGCTGCATGGATTTGGCTCAGAATTTGTATGACAAACTGTCACAGAAGAATTTGGTGGTATCAACTGCCATGATTTCAGGCTACTCAAAGGTTGGGCAAGTTGAAGCTGCACGCTCTATTTTTGACCAAACGACAAATAAGGACTTGGTTTGTTGGAGTGCTATGATATCTGGCTATGCAAAGAGTGATCAACCTCAAGAAGCTCTCAAGTTACTTGGCGAAATGCAGGCATCTGGAGTGAAGCCTGACCAAGTAACTATGCTAAGTGTTATCTCAGCCTCTGCGAATCTCGGGGCATTGGATCAAGCTAAGAGAATCCATTTGATTGTTGATAAGTATAGATTTCGAGAAGCTTTGCCTGTAAATAATGCCCTTATTGATATGTATGCCAAATGTGGGTCTCTAGAAGGCGCAAGAGGAGTCTTTGGTCGAATGCGAAGGAAAAATGTCATTACATGGACTAGTATGATTAGCGCATTTGCTGTTCATGGAGAAGCTGAGCAGGCCTTAATGCACTTTCATCAAATGAACTGTGAACAAGTGAAGCCCAATTGGGTTACATTTGTGGCTGTTCTATATGCTTGTAGCCACGCTGGACTAGTTGACGAGGGACTGCAGATCTTCTCGTCAATGGTGAATGACTACAAAATCACACCTAAACTTGAACACTATGGTTGCATGGTGGATCTTTACGGCCGAGCGAATCGACTCAGGGAAGCCCTAGAGATGGTAGAGTCTATGCCTATGGCTCCAAATGTTATCATTTGGGGTTCATTAATGGCTGCCTGTCGGATCCATGCTGAGTTTGAACTAGGGGAATTTGCAGCTAAAAGGCTTCTCGAGTTAGATCCTGAACATGACGGGGCTCATGTCTTCTTATCAAACATTTATGCTAAAGAGAAAAGATGGGAAAATGTCGGGGACGTGAGGAGACTTATGAAAGACAAAGGCATATTGAAGGAACGGGGACACAGTAAGATTGAAATGGACCATGAGATACACGAATTTTTAACAGCTGATAAGAGTCATAAGCAAGCAGATGACATCTATGAAAAGCTAGATGAGATAGTTTGCAAGTTGAAGCAGGTTGGTTATGCTCCAAATACCAGTGTTGTTTTACTTGATGTAGATGAAGATGCGAAGAAGGATGCGGTTCTTTTGCACAGCGAGAAGTTGGCTCTTTGTTATGGGCTACTGAAAAGTAATAGGGGATCGCCAATACATATAATTAAGAACTTACGGATCTGTGAGGATTGCCATAACTTTATGAAGTTGGCGTCTAAGGCGTTTGAGAGAGAAATTGTTGTAAGAGATAGGACTAGATTTCACCATTACAGAGATGGCTCATGCTCTTGTAAAGACTACTGGTGA
- the LOC104220480 gene encoding uncharacterized protein, whose translation MKSTPVSTPKSCVKSSFTGIIMESETKDSYYFPGCRKDTNCNCEICIASFNATLDLMPNSMHKSSKPLKFPRSPISFDSSTLSTPKSSNTTCASSSSSMSPTLDSTARMNFHEKVKRKKREFSFGVLLARLVFVLSVVFGLEVWLSWVVSGFLQPELSPEIVRNLSEKSWGFSDCNERLVFLKKELEGLIDDEEVSSCSPLNSTWKINQDGLLLTSRCTLYKSISEELSIWGWPLQTAGLLTAGFSVRSYAILSGRLTEWSNGEIGYLIRESNTSWTQQKWSASAVQLDPNTWILEYSQSPLTENGKLVSAALEFLKFRLTREVQKLKQQFWLLSAFTSQHSDFTIERFQIPT comes from the exons ATGAAATCAACTCCAGTTTCAACTCCAAAGTCTTGCGTGAAATCGTCTTTCACCGGCATCATCATGGAATCTGAAACCAAAGACAGCTATTATTTCCCTGGATGTCGAAAAGATACCAACTGCAACTGCGAAATTTGCATAGCCAGTTTCAATGCGACCCTTGATCTAATGCCTAACAGCATGCACAAGAGCTCTAAGccccttaaatttccaagaagcCCCATTTCTTTTGACTCGTCAACTCTTTCGACTCCCAAATCGAGCAACACTACTtgtgcttcttcttcctcctccatgTCCCCTACGCTTGATTCCACAGCAAGAATGAACTTTCATGAGAAggtgaagaggaagaagagagaATTCAGTTTTGGGGTTTTGTTGGCGAGGTTGGTTTTTGTGCTGAGCGTTGTTTTCGGGTTGGAAGTTTGGCTATCTTGGGTGGTTTCTGGGTTCTTGCAGCCTGAATTGTCACCTGAAATTGTTAGGAATTTGAGTGAAAAATCATGGGGTTTCAGTGATTGTAATGAAAGATTGGTATTCTTGAAGAAGGAGCTTGAAGGTCTAATTGATGATGAAGAAGTGTCAAGTTGCAGCCCTCTTAATTCTACTTGGAAAATCAACCAG GATGGTTTGCTTTTGACTTCGCGATGTACATTGTACAAGTCCATTTCAGAAGAGTTGAGCATTTGGGGATGGCCTTTGCAAACAGCTGGTTTGCTAACAGCCGGATTTTCTGTGCGTTCGTATGCCATATTATCAGGAAGACTCACTGAG TGGTCAAATGGGGAGATTGGTTATTTGATTAGAGAGTCTAATACTTCATGGACCCAACAAAAATGGAGTGCTTCTGCTGTGCAATTGGACCCAAATACATGGATCCTAGAGTATAGTCAAAGCCCTTTAACTGAAAATGGAAAATTGGTTTCAGCTGCATTGGAGTTTTTGAAGTTCAGGCTGACAAGAGAAGTTCAAAAGTTGAAACAGCAGTTCTGGCTTTTGTCTGCTTTCACGAGCCAGCACAGTGATTTCACAATAGAGAGGTTCCAGATTCCAACCTAA